A window from Kwoniella pini CBS 10737 chromosome 1, complete sequence encodes these proteins:
- a CDS encoding aspartate-tRNA ligase has protein sequence MSMLRSRAFRSIRVCSRCSISSRLAPVTSSKLITRTNSTIAPREIKPFVPKNGPRAHHGPRAKITHEIRDLSSALEGQKVVVAGWLFSQRRASENLHFFTLRSSSTSVQLVSRLKETSHDVMGWPLESVVLVEGVVKSRKAKAKIETKPVDEIEIDLSNVTLLNPADAQLPFYPNRPEIANEDLRNQHRYLDLRRAELAENLKTRSKVAHIVRNYLHDNGFLEVETPILLNSSPEGAREFLVPTRSASADGSPTFYALPQSPQQPKQLLIASGAIPKYYQIAKCFRDEDGRKDRQPEFTQIDLEMAFVDGSAPQAGKDGMRSTWNIGGSQIRQIIEGLVKKIWKDIKGIDLEGWFRVMPYDVAMDVYGSDKPDTRFEMYTLPIGYYPTLSDTSLDKILLDQSPSTVEFMIVPAHQAEGLDIPSLARSSQSIDYVKITDKNIYTWQNESVLTAPIGLEQDKALPAGVKPGDVIWVSRRKKIAEGGWTHLGRLRAQISEVLISKGLINLPSNPHFLWITQFPLFTLADEDKAQLSKGRYSSTHHPFTAPMFEDLEDLKKGKIDGVRGQHYDLVLNGQEIGGGSVRIHDAELQEWVMKEVLQLDDQEIGRFDHLLKALRFGAPPHGGIALGFDRLISILTESKSIKEVIAFPKSGTSGFDPVFKSPSLSSNEILKEYGLISLNSNFNQKEKIEKS, from the exons ATGTCAATGCTCCGTTCGAGAGCTTTCAGAAGTATAAGAGTATGTTCAAGATGCTCCATCTCTAGTCGACTTGCTCCTGTCACCAGCTCTAAATTGATCACTCGAACAAATTCGACAATTGCGCCAAGGGAGATAAAACCTTTTGTACCTAAGAATGGACCCAGAGCCCATCATG GTCCACGAGCAAAAATAACGCACGAGATTAGAGACTTGTCATCGGCTTTGGAAGGTCAAAAAGTCGTAGTGGCTGGATGGCTTTTCTCTCAGCG ACGAGCATCAGAAAACCTTCACTTTTTCACTCTTCgctcatcttcaacttcagtTCAACTTGTATCGCGTTTGAAAGAAACTTCTCACGATGTAATGGGATGGCCATTAGAGAGTGTCGTATTGGTTGAGGGTGTTGTGAAAAGCAGAAAAGCAAAAGCCAAGATTGAAACAAAGCCAGTGGATGAGATAGAGATTGATTTGTCTAATGTGACTTTGCTCAATCCTGCCGATGCTCAATTACCATTTTACCCTAATAGACCGGAAATT GCAAATGAGGATTTGAGAAATCAACATCGGTATCTGGATTTACGACGAGCTGAACTTGCCGAGAATTTAAAGACTAGAAGTAAAGTCGCTCATATAGTCAGGAATTACCTGCATGATAATG GCTTTCTCGAAGTCGAAACTCCAATACTACTAAATTCATCTCCTGAAGGTGCTCGAGAATTCCTTGTACCTACTCGATCCGCTTCCGCAGACGGCTCACCAACATTTTATGCATTACCTCAATCACCTCAACAACCTAAACAATTACTTATAGCTTCAGGAGCAATACCTaaatattatcaaattgCTAAATGTTTtagagatgaagatggaagaaaAGATAGACAACCTGAATTTACTCAAATCGATCTTGAAATGGCTTTTGTTGATGGATCAGCTCCACAAGCTGGTAAAGATGGTATGAGATCCACATGGAATATTGGCGGATCTCAAATACGTCAAATTATTGAAGGACTAGTTAAGAAGATTTGGAAAGATATTaaaggaattgatttagaaggTTGGTTTAGAGTTATGCCTTATGATGTAGCTATGGATGTC TATGGATCGGATAAACCTGATACCAGATTTGAAATGTAT ACCTTACCGATAGGATATTACCCTACTTTGTCAGATACTTCCCTTGATAAGATCCTACTAGATCAATCGCCTTCCACAGTAGAATTCATGATCGTTCCTGCACACCAAGCGGAAGGCTTAGATATTCCCTCCTTGGCACGAAGTAGTCAATCT ATCGATTACGTCAAAATCACGGATaagaatatatatacatgGCAAAATGAGTCAGTATTGACCGCTCCTATTGGATTGGAACAGGATAAGGCTCTACCTGCTGGTGTTAAACCTGGAGACGTAATTTGGGTATCTAGGCGAAAAAAGATCGCTGAA GGCGGATGGACGCATCTTGGTAGATTAAGGGCTCAAATATCAGAGGTTCTTATATCTAAGG GACTTATCAACttaccttcaaatccaCATTTCTTATGGATAACTCAATTCCCATTATTTACTTtagcagatgaagataaagctCAACTTTCAAAAGGAAGATATTCATCAACTCATCATCCTTTTACTGCACCGATgtttgaagatttagaagatttgaaaaaaggtaaaattgatggAGTTAGAGGTCAACATTATGATTTAGTTTTAAATGGTCAAGAGATTGGAGGAGGTAGTGTTAGAATACATGATGCTGAATTACAAGAATGGGTAATGAAAGAGGTATTACAA TtggatgatcaagaaataGGTagatttgatcatttacTTAAAGCTTTACGTTTTGGAGCTCCACCTCATGGAGGAATAGCTTTAG GATTTGATAGATTAATAAGTATTTTAAcagaatcaaaatcaataaaagaAGTAATTGCATTTCCTAAATCAGGTACATCAGGTTTTGATCCTGTTtttaaatcaccttctttatcttcaaatgaaattttaaaagaatatggattaatttctttaaattctaattttaatcaaaaagaaaaaattgaaaaaagttga
- a CDS encoding prefoldin, alpha subunit: MAEQQVNITDLEPTQLQEVKKQLDQELDHLTNSYSQLKQAQSKFKNCIENVNLIKKESKDKEILIPLTSSLYVPGKLIDIENFIIDVGTGYYIKKTKLETISHYTSKSNFVQSNLDTLQKTIERKQDNVQSVIQVLQIKMQDAQQQQQQQQQVGKA, translated from the exons ATGGCAGAACAACAAGTTAATATAACGGATTTAGAACCTACTCAATTACAAGAAGTTAAAAAGCAATTAGATCAA GAATTAGATCATTtaacaaattcatattcacAATTAAAACAAGCACaaagtaaatttaaaaattgtattgaaaatgttaatttaattaaaaaagaatcaaaagataaagaaattttaataCCTTTAACAAGTTCTTTATATGTTCCaggtaaattaattgatattgaaaattttattattgatgTTGGAACTGGATATTATATTAAAAAA ACAAAATTAGAAACTATTTCTCATTAtacatcaaaatcaaattttgttcaatcaaatcttgATACTTTACaaaaaacaattgaaagaaaacaaGATAATGTACAATCTGTTATACAAGTTTTACAAATTAAAATGCAAGAtgctcaacaacaacaacaacaacaacaacaagttGGTAAAGcataa
- a CDS encoding NAD+ synthetase, which translates to MHLVTVATQLDQWSLDFEGNCKRILKSIAIAKSRGATLRVGPELEIPGYGCLDHFLEGDTILHSWEVLATILQSEEAQDIVCDIGMPIEHKNNNYNCRVIIHSGKIVMIRPKMWMANDGNYRELRHFTPWHKHRQTEQHSLPRIIRNVTGQDYVPFGDAVVSTEDTVIGVELCEELFTPASPHILMGLDGVEIFTNSSASHHELRKLNRRIDLIKEATMKLGGIYLYANQQGCDGDRLYYDGASLIAMNGQILARGSQFSLSDVEVITATVDLGAVRAHRTTSSRRMQSAQSEAYQRVYVDTRLDGGQGIRVGDDETKGTTEVKYHTPEEEIALGPACWLWDYLRRSRQAGYFIPLSGGIDSCATTVIIHSMCRLVADAASKGDEQVIADARRIAGEPEDSSYLPTDPKEFAGRIFYTCYMGTEHSSPETRKRAKDLSEAVGGYHVDLNMDTAVSAVKGIFSLVTGKRPQFGVHGGSSAENLALQNIQARLRMVLAYMFAQLLPWARGKTGGLLVLGSANVDESLRGYYTKYDCSSADVNPIGGISKTDLKKFIAWAEVNFDLPILKSFLDAIPTAELIPIGADNVAQSDEVEMGMTYDELSVYGRLRKVEKCGPYSMFGKLVQEWGTFLSPTEIAQKVKHFFFNYAINRHKMTTLTPSVHMESYSPDDNRFDLRPFLLPSRFNHQFRKIDELAEKLPNRATQPGNDKAKVD; encoded by the exons ATGCACTTGGTGACTGTAGCAAC TCAATTAGACCAGTGGTCTCTCGATTTCGAG GGTAACTGCAAGCGGATCCTCAAATCGATTGCTATCGCTAAATCCCGAGGAGCGACTTTACGAGTTGGACCTGAATTAGAGATTCCTGGATACGGATGTTTGGATCATTTTCTTGAGG GGGATACGATTCTTCACTCATGGGAAGTATTAGCTACGATCTTACAGAGTGAGGAAGCTCAAGATATAGTATGTGATATCGGAAT GCCAATCGAGCACAAAAAcaataattataattgtaGAGTCATCATTCATAGTGGTAAAATCGTTATGATCAGACCTAAGATGTGGATGGCAAATGACGGGAACTAT CGGGAACTGAGACATTTTACACCTTGGCATAAACATCGTCAAACTGAACAGCACTCCCTCCCAAGGATAATCAGGAATGTTACTGGACAA GACTATGTACCTTTCGGAGATGCTGTTGTATCGACCGAAGACACTGTTATTGGTGTCGAGCTTTGTGAAGAGCTATTCACACCTGCTTC ACCGCACATTCTGATGGGTTTGGATGGTGTTGAGATCTTCACCAACTCTTCTGCTAGTCATCACGAATTACGAAAATTGAATCGACGGATCGATCTGATCAAGGAAGCTACCATGAAG CTCGGCGGTATCTACCTGTATGCGAATCAACAAGGGTGTGATGGTGATCGACTGTACTATGACGGAGCATCTTTGATAGCTATGAATGGTCAAATTTTAGCTCGAGGATCTCAGTTCTCCTTGTCCGATGTGGAGGTCATCACTGCTACAGTCGATCTCGGAGCAGTCAGAGCACACCGAACGACAAGTAGTAGAAGAATGCAATCTGCTCAATCGGAAGCATATCAACGGGTCTACGTGGATACTCGACTAGATGGTGGACAGGGTATCAGAGTCGGAGATGATGAGACCAAGGGTACAACCGAAGTCAAATATCAtacacctgaagaagagattgc TCTTGGCCCTGCATGCTGGTTATGGGATTATTTGAGACGATCTCGACAAGCAGGATATTTCATCCCCCTATCTGGAGGTATTGACTCTTGCGCTACGACCGTCATCATTCATTCGATGTGTCGATTGGTGGCCGACGCAGCCAGTAAAGGAG ACGAACAAGTCATTGCCGATGCTCGAAGGATCGCCGGAGAACCTGAAGATTCATCTTATCTCCCTACCGATCCTAAAGAATTCGCAGGAAGGATCTTCTACACTTGTTATATGGGTACTGAGCATTCTAGTCCCGAGACTAGGAAGAGGGCAAAAGACCTGTCCGAGGCTGTTGGAGG GTACCATGTTGACCTGAATATGGATACAGCTGTCTCAGCTGTCAAAGGGATCTTCAGCTTGGTAACTGGAAAAAGGCCCCAATTTGGAGTCCATGGTGGATCTTCGGCTGAGAATTTGGCTTTACAAAATATCCAA GCTCGGCTGCGTATGGTCTTAGCGTATATGTTCGCTCAACTTTTGCCCTGGGCCCGAGGCAAAACCGGTGGACTGTTGGTGCTTGGGAGTGCGAATGTAGATGAAAGTTTGAGGGGATACTACACCAAATACGA CTGTTCAAGTGCAGATGTGAATCCGATCGGAGGTATCAGTAAAAcggatttgaagaaatttatCGCTTGGGCTGAGGTGAACTTTGATCTACCCATTTTGAAGAG CTTCCTCGATGCAATCCCTACGGCAGAGCTCATTCCGATAGGCGCCGATAATGTCGCTCAATCAGATGAGGTCGAAATGGGAATGACATATGATGAACTTTCGGTCTATGGTCGATTGCGAAAGGTCGAAAAATGTGGTCCTTACAGCATGTTTGGGAAATTGGTACAAGAATGGGGAACCTTCTTGTCTCCTActgaa ATTGCTCAGAAGGTCAaacatttcttcttcaattatgCGATTAATAGACACAAGAT GACAACCCTCACACCATCTGTACATATG GAATCGTACTCCCCGGATGATAATC GATTCGATCTTAGACCCTTCTTGTTGCCAAGTAGATTTAATCATCAATTTAGAAAAATCGACGAATTGGCTGAAAAACTGCCCAATAGAGCTACACAACCGGGAAATGATAAAGCCAAAGTTGATTAA